TATTGATGACTATATAAATGCTTTAACCGTAAGTACTTCCATGCAGCGCATAACAGATAAATATAAAACATCAAGAGAGCTTTTAGCTTACGTGGTAGATTCCACGGCTGCTCCAATTTGTGTTTTGGTTCCATTGTCGACCTGGGCCATTTATGTGTTAGGTCTTTTTGAAGCAGAAGGGGTTGCGGATGCTGGACAAGGTGGTATGGCATATCTTCAAGTAGTTCCGTTCATTTTTTACGGATGGGTTGCTATATTCGTAGTTTTATTAACTATTTTAGGAGTTATCCCAAAACTTGGACCTATGAAAACAGCAGAATTAAGAGCAGAAACACAAGGAATTTGTATCCCGGAAGGATCAGGGAACATTTCCCTTGTAGATGATGAAATTGCAGCAGGTGTCGATGCTGACGAGAAAAAAATGAAAGAACCAAAAATGATAAATTTTTTCATCCCGGTCATTGTGCTGATTGCATACACGTGGTATGCCGGCATTGATGCGCTCCAAGGTGTAATCGTTGCAGTTGCAGTAACGATTGCTATGCTGTTTTTTCAGAGAATAATGAAGTTAACTGAATTATTCGACACATTTATAGACGGATTTAAACCAATGATATATCCAATCGGCATTTTGGTGGCATCATTTATTTTAGTAGATGCTAATGAAAAACTTGGCTTGAATGCTTACGTGATCGAAAAAGTAGAACCATTAATGAGTTCTAGCCTCCTCCCTGTTGTAGCCTTTGTTTCTATGGGATTAGTAGCTTTTGCAACAGGCTCTTTCTGGGGTGTCTATGCTGTCACCCTTCCGATCATCATACCATTAGCTGAAGCTATTGACGCCAACATGTGGCTGTCACTGGGAGCTGTTATTTCTGCTGGAGCATTTGGAAGCCATGCTTGTCCGTATGGGGATGCTACTGTTTTATCTGCGACAGGTTCAGGCATAGATACGATGACTCATGTTATAACGCAGCTGCCTTATATCTTATTGAGCGGCGCCATATCGGCACTTGGGTATTTGATCTTAGGATTTACTTTGTAGGATTATCTACAATGAAAGAAATAGGAGGAACATTACGTATGATTAAGACCGGTTTTATATGGGACAACAAATATTTAGATCATGATGTTGGAGATATGAAGTATTCTTTTAACAATGGCAATGAGATGGGAGTATCTCATGAATTCGGAAAATCCGAAACTCGCCTATGTAATAAAAGAAATGTTGAAAAAGACAGGCATTATCGAAAAGATGAACTGCTGCTCCCCGTATGACGCCGCTGAAAGTGATTTATTGCGTGTACATACAAAAGAACATGTAAATTGGGTGAAGAAAGCATGTGAAAAGGGGATTAGGGAGGTAGGTCCGGAAGCATACAGCACTCCTGTTTCACTGGACAAAGTG
This DNA window, taken from Alteribacillus bidgolensis, encodes the following:
- a CDS encoding Na+/H+ antiporter NhaC family protein, with the protein product MEHYGWISLVPALSVLIFALLTRRTLESLIVGSIIGFILLEKENFFPSFVDSSLAVMGDPTIGWLIFVVLFFGGFIALLVKSGGALAFGDFVSSKIKSKKSALLITWLMGLIIFIDDYINALTVSTSMQRITDKYKTSRELLAYVVDSTAAPICVLVPLSTWAIYVLGLFEAEGVADAGQGGMAYLQVVPFIFYGWVAIFVVLLTILGVIPKLGPMKTAELRAETQGICIPEGSGNISLVDDEIAAGVDADEKKMKEPKMINFFIPVIVLIAYTWYAGIDALQGVIVAVAVTIAMLFFQRIMKLTELFDTFIDGFKPMIYPIGILVASFILVDANEKLGLNAYVIEKVEPLMSSSLLPVVAFVSMGLVAFATGSFWGVYAVTLPIIIPLAEAIDANMWLSLGAVISAGAFGSHACPYGDATVLSATGSGIDTMTHVITQLPYILLSGAISALGYLILGFTL